A stretch of Lysobacter sp. K5869 DNA encodes these proteins:
- a CDS encoding queuosine precursor transporter, with amino-acid sequence MSASETSIPFVSGEGTRTLQDRSLRLFIVLSCFFCVNAALAEFIGVKIFALEDTLGIAPLQWNLFGQQGSLNFTAGTLLWPIVFLMTDVINEFFGRRGVRLISWLAAMLIAYGFLFAFAAIALAPAGWWVTAAQAQGVPDYQAAFAAIFGQGMWSIAGSLVAFMLGQLIDVAVFHRIRSATGEKHIWLRATGSTAVSQLVDSFVVLYIAFVLGPQHWPIPQFLAISTVNYGYKMLAAFAMIPLIYLLRVWIHGYLGHERAKQLRDEAAAD; translated from the coding sequence GTGAGCGCCAGCGAAACCAGCATTCCCTTCGTCAGCGGCGAAGGCACGCGCACCTTGCAGGACCGCTCGCTGCGGTTGTTCATCGTGCTGTCCTGCTTCTTCTGCGTGAACGCGGCGCTGGCCGAGTTCATCGGGGTCAAGATCTTCGCCCTGGAAGACACGCTGGGCATCGCGCCGCTGCAATGGAATCTGTTCGGCCAACAAGGCTCGCTGAACTTCACCGCCGGCACCTTGCTGTGGCCGATCGTGTTCCTGATGACCGACGTCATCAACGAATTCTTCGGCCGCCGCGGCGTGCGCCTGATTTCCTGGCTGGCGGCGATGCTGATCGCTTACGGCTTCCTGTTCGCCTTCGCCGCGATCGCGCTGGCGCCGGCGGGCTGGTGGGTCACCGCCGCGCAAGCGCAGGGCGTGCCCGACTATCAGGCCGCGTTCGCGGCGATCTTCGGCCAGGGCATGTGGAGCATCGCCGGTTCGCTGGTGGCGTTCATGCTCGGCCAGTTGATCGACGTGGCGGTGTTCCACCGCATCCGCAGCGCCACCGGCGAGAAGCACATCTGGCTGCGCGCGACCGGCTCGACCGCGGTGTCGCAACTGGTCGACAGCTTCGTGGTGCTGTACATCGCCTTCGTGCTCGGGCCGCAGCACTGGCCGATCCCGCAGTTCCTGGCGATCAGCACGGTCAACTACGGCTACAAGATGCTGGCGGCGTTCGCGATGATTCCGCTGATCTATCTGCTGCGCGTGTGGATCCACGGTTATCTGGGCCACGAGCGCGCCAAGCAGCTGCGCGACGAGGCCGCGGCCGACTGA
- a CDS encoding DUF998 domain-containing protein, with protein sequence MKGSSKKAGGAGASAGSAASGAAVAARGGANARSRDTFVALAAALCCVAALLGFGAALEGYSHWRHPPGLLGADGIPRALAFNWLGYIGPGLALAWVAWRLTGAARAQRATARIGAWLWLWSALAWAAQGVATLDPQDLDAHASRLHALAWMLWWLAFAPGAVLLAYASLAAPAWRRFGAIALAAAATVALAVIAADWRLVPAAPAQRVALLAWLAAFVASTRLEARS encoded by the coding sequence ATGAAGGGCTCATCCAAGAAAGCCGGCGGCGCGGGCGCGTCGGCCGGTTCCGCCGCGTCGGGCGCTGCGGTCGCGGCGCGCGGCGGCGCGAACGCGCGCTCGCGCGACACGTTCGTGGCGCTGGCCGCCGCGCTGTGCTGCGTGGCGGCGCTGCTCGGTTTCGGCGCCGCGCTCGAAGGGTATTCGCACTGGCGGCACCCGCCGGGCCTGCTCGGCGCCGACGGCATTCCGCGCGCGCTGGCGTTCAATTGGCTCGGCTACATCGGCCCCGGCCTCGCGTTGGCGTGGGTGGCCTGGCGCTTGACCGGCGCCGCGCGCGCGCAGCGCGCGACCGCGCGGATCGGCGCGTGGCTGTGGCTGTGGTCGGCGCTGGCCTGGGCCGCGCAGGGCGTGGCGACGCTGGATCCGCAAGACCTCGACGCGCACGCCAGCCGCTTGCACGCGCTGGCCTGGATGCTGTGGTGGCTGGCGTTCGCGCCCGGCGCGGTGTTGCTGGCCTACGCCTCGCTGGCGGCGCCGGCGTGGCGCCGCTTCGGCGCGATCGCGCTGGCCGCAGCGGCGACGGTGGCCTTGGCGGTGATCGCCGCGGATTGGCGGTTGGTGCCGGCGGCGCCCGCGCAGCGCGTGGCCTTGCTCGCGTGGCTGGCGGCGTTCGTGGCTTCCACGCGGCTGGAAGCCAGAAGCTAG
- a CDS encoding GNAT family N-acetyltransferase gives MIRPASASDAEAISRLINALAHHFLVDPSGPEAAPFLQTLTPAAVAQRIVAPDFRSYVAQDASGIHGFLAMRGDSHLYHLFVRADAQRKGVGRALWEHAAALSGQSTFTVNASLYAVPMYERLGFVAQGQAQTANGLMFVPMVADGGIRDQ, from the coding sequence ATGATTCGTCCAGCCAGCGCTTCCGATGCCGAGGCGATAAGCCGCTTGATCAACGCCTTAGCCCATCATTTCCTGGTCGACCCGTCCGGCCCCGAAGCGGCGCCGTTCCTGCAAACCCTGACGCCCGCCGCTGTCGCCCAGCGTATCGTTGCGCCTGATTTTCGCTCCTACGTCGCGCAAGACGCCTCCGGAATCCACGGATTTCTCGCGATGCGGGGCGATTCGCATCTGTACCACCTCTTTGTCAGGGCCGACGCACAGCGCAAAGGGGTCGGCCGCGCGCTTTGGGAGCACGCTGCGGCCCTATCCGGGCAATCGACCTTTACGGTCAACGCGTCGCTGTATGCGGTGCCGATGTACGAACGTCTGGGCTTCGTCGCGCAAGGGCAAGCGCAAACCGCGAATGGGCTGATGTTTGTGCCGATGGTCGCCGACGGCGGAATTCGGGACCAATAG
- a CDS encoding tetratricopeptide repeat protein, with protein sequence MTATAANPHVFDATAERFQQDVLQKSLETPVLIDFWAEWCQPCKTLGPILEKLAGEYNGAFVLAKVDVEAEQQLGAAFQIRSIPTVYLMKDGQLVDGFAEALPEGVVREFLKSHGIEPGAAAPADVEAEAPPVDPHAEVVRLRRESAEQPDKPELQLDLALALLATGAQAESEQLLDALPANLATDDRSVRARAKLGFLKVVADAPPAATLEAALVATPEDSQARYLLGARLIAAGQDQAGLEQLIELLRRDRAFQEGLPRKALIDAFRVVADEDLVGVYRRKMSALLF encoded by the coding sequence ATGACCGCCACCGCCGCCAATCCCCACGTGTTCGACGCCACCGCCGAGCGATTCCAGCAGGACGTCCTGCAGAAGTCGCTGGAGACGCCGGTCCTGATCGACTTCTGGGCCGAGTGGTGCCAGCCGTGCAAGACCCTCGGCCCGATCCTGGAAAAGCTGGCCGGCGAGTACAACGGCGCGTTCGTGCTGGCCAAGGTCGACGTCGAGGCCGAGCAGCAGCTCGGCGCGGCGTTCCAGATCCGCTCGATTCCCACCGTCTATCTGATGAAGGACGGCCAGCTCGTCGACGGTTTCGCCGAAGCGCTGCCCGAGGGCGTGGTGCGCGAGTTCCTCAAGTCGCACGGTATCGAGCCCGGTGCCGCCGCGCCGGCCGACGTCGAGGCCGAAGCCCCGCCCGTGGACCCGCACGCCGAAGTCGTGCGCCTGCGCCGCGAGAGCGCCGAGCAGCCCGACAAGCCCGAACTCCAGCTCGACCTCGCCCTGGCCCTGCTCGCCACCGGCGCCCAGGCCGAATCGGAACAACTGCTCGACGCGCTGCCGGCGAATCTGGCGACCGACGACCGCAGCGTGCGCGCCCGCGCCAAGCTCGGCTTCCTCAAGGTCGTCGCCGACGCGCCGCCGGCCGCGACTCTGGAAGCGGCCCTGGTCGCCACGCCCGAGGACTCGCAGGCCCGCTACCTGCTCGGCGCGCGCCTGATCGCCGCCGGCCAGGATCAGGCCGGCCTGGAGCAGCTGATCGAACTGCTGCGCCGCGACCGCGCCTTCCAAGAGGGTTTGCCGCGCAAGGCGCTGATCGACGCGTTCCGGGTCGTGGCCGATGAGGATCTGGTCGGGGTGTATCGGCGCAAGATGTCGGCGTTGTTGTTCTGA
- a CDS encoding DUF4442 domain-containing protein: MKANTLRHGLNLWPPFLFSGVHVAAISPDYRHATVELRMRPWNRNYVGTHFGGSLFAMTDPFWMLLAMQSLGRDYIVWDRAGAIEFVKPGRGTVRARFDLSEEVLEELRAATANGDKYLRWFENDILDAGGEVVAKVRKQLYVRRKRDR; the protein is encoded by the coding sequence ATGAAAGCCAACACCCTGCGTCACGGCCTGAATCTGTGGCCGCCGTTCCTGTTCTCCGGCGTCCACGTCGCCGCGATCTCGCCCGATTACCGCCACGCCACGGTCGAACTGCGGATGCGGCCGTGGAACCGCAACTACGTCGGCACCCACTTCGGCGGCAGCCTGTTCGCAATGACCGATCCGTTCTGGATGCTGCTGGCGATGCAGTCGCTGGGCCGCGACTACATCGTCTGGGACCGCGCCGGGGCGATCGAATTCGTCAAGCCGGGCCGCGGCACGGTCCGCGCCCGGTTCGACCTCAGCGAAGAGGTGCTGGAAGAACTGCGCGCGGCCACCGCCAACGGCGACAAGTACCTGCGCTGGTTCGAGAACGACATCCTCGACGCCGGCGGCGAGGTCGTCGCCAAAGTGCGCAAACAGCTGTACGTGCGGCGCAAGCGCGACCGCTGA
- a CDS encoding serine/threonine-protein kinase: MSNSTTQTDAYRAPMPEIAGYRLREIINHGGSSTVYLGEQSALGREVAIKIMLPHALADEVSRRRFENEVRTIARLEHPHVVSIHEVGRTRDGLPYYAMPYLPRGHLGKRIEQGFSRGEADVIAIAEPLLAALEYAHARGVVHRDVKAENVLFDNSERPLLADFGIALRRGFGARMTATGLAVGSTAYMAPEQARGEEVDGRADLYSLGVLIWEMLTGRLPFEAPDALSMAVMHAQDPIPKLPPPLKHWQRFMNRALAKQPEQRFEHAAEMAAAMSEIKHRGQMSGFGRAMSALRPLKRWATPAWAGLAVAAIGVVAVGFGLNRVEKDGFFRVESKPAVSAAAAPAAPDPTQAMMAPLPQAPLQESLQAARSYIAEGRLAAPADANAYNSLLTAWHLDSTNPEVAVVVDELTQAFGDALARDLREGRDPQARQHLVNVTALGQQTGTADSPAQLALREKAAQALQARLDLAARRGDGADAGKVIALADEFALPRTVSTKLVAQARGIAGDGTVARGTVAASAAAPAASVAVSFNPRPVSRGEFARFANANQRTPALCRERVSLLRVLSPKDWKDPGFGQTESEPVVCVSVSDAEAYAQWYSQQTGRRYRLPTAEEAQRMPINGGRSLSMWSADCGRNCQQRQVGGNSWRSAQAQRPLSSGRGYDDVGFRLVRER, from the coding sequence ATGTCCAACAGCACAACTCAAACCGATGCTTATCGCGCGCCGATGCCGGAGATCGCCGGCTATCGTCTGCGCGAAATCATCAACCACGGCGGCTCGTCCACGGTGTACCTGGGCGAGCAAAGCGCGTTGGGTCGCGAAGTCGCGATCAAGATCATGCTGCCGCACGCCTTGGCCGACGAGGTCAGCCGGCGCCGCTTCGAGAACGAAGTGCGCACCATCGCGCGGCTGGAACACCCGCATGTGGTGAGCATCCACGAGGTCGGCCGCACTCGCGACGGCCTGCCCTACTACGCCATGCCGTACCTGCCGCGCGGCCATCTGGGCAAGCGCATCGAGCAGGGGTTCTCGCGCGGCGAAGCCGACGTCATCGCCATCGCCGAGCCCTTGCTGGCGGCGCTGGAGTACGCCCACGCCCGCGGCGTCGTGCACCGCGACGTCAAGGCCGAGAACGTCTTGTTCGACAACAGCGAACGCCCGCTGCTGGCCGATTTCGGCATCGCCCTGCGCCGCGGTTTCGGCGCGCGCATGACCGCGACCGGGCTGGCCGTGGGCAGCACCGCCTACATGGCGCCGGAGCAGGCGCGCGGCGAGGAAGTCGACGGCCGCGCCGACCTCTACAGCCTCGGCGTGCTGATCTGGGAAATGCTCACCGGCCGGTTGCCGTTCGAGGCGCCCGACGCGCTGTCGATGGCGGTGATGCACGCGCAAGACCCGATCCCGAAGCTGCCGCCGCCGCTCAAGCACTGGCAGCGCTTCATGAACCGCGCCCTGGCCAAGCAGCCCGAGCAGCGGTTCGAGCACGCCGCCGAGATGGCCGCGGCGATGAGCGAGATCAAGCACCGCGGGCAGATGAGCGGCTTCGGCCGCGCCATGAGCGCGCTGCGTCCGCTCAAGCGCTGGGCCACGCCGGCCTGGGCCGGTCTGGCCGTGGCCGCGATCGGCGTGGTCGCGGTCGGTTTCGGCCTCAACCGGGTCGAGAAGGACGGTTTCTTCCGGGTCGAATCCAAGCCCGCCGTCAGCGCCGCCGCGGCGCCGGCCGCGCCGGATCCGACCCAGGCGATGATGGCGCCGCTGCCGCAAGCGCCGCTGCAGGAATCGCTGCAGGCCGCGCGCAGCTATATCGCCGAGGGCCGTCTGGCCGCGCCGGCCGACGCCAACGCCTACAACAGCCTGCTCACCGCCTGGCATCTGGACAGCACCAATCCGGAAGTGGCGGTGGTGGTGGACGAACTCACCCAGGCCTTCGGCGACGCGCTCGCGCGCGATCTGCGCGAGGGCCGCGATCCGCAGGCGCGCCAGCATCTGGTCAACGTCACCGCGCTGGGCCAGCAGACCGGCACCGCCGACTCGCCGGCGCAGCTCGCGCTGCGCGAGAAGGCCGCGCAGGCGCTGCAGGCGCGGCTGGATCTGGCCGCGCGCCGCGGCGACGGCGCGGACGCCGGCAAGGTGATCGCGCTGGCCGACGAGTTCGCGCTGCCGCGCACGGTCTCGACCAAGCTGGTCGCGCAGGCGCGCGGCATCGCTGGCGACGGCACGGTCGCGCGCGGCACCGTCGCCGCCAGCGCCGCCGCGCCCGCGGCGAGCGTGGCGGTGAGCTTCAACCCGCGCCCGGTCAGCCGCGGCGAGTTCGCCCGCTTCGCCAACGCCAACCAGCGCACGCCGGCGCTGTGCCGCGAGCGCGTGTCGCTGCTGCGCGTGCTCTCGCCCAAGGACTGGAAGGACCCGGGCTTCGGCCAGACCGAGTCCGAGCCGGTGGTGTGCGTGTCGGTCTCCGATGCGGAGGCGTATGCGCAGTGGTACAGCCAGCAGACCGGCCGCCGCTACCGCCTGCCCACCGCCGAGGAAGCGCAGCGCATGCCGATCAACGGCGGGCGTTCGCTGTCGATGTGGTCGGCCGATTGCGGGCGCAACTGCCAGCAGCGGCAAGTCGGCGGCAACTCGTGGCGCAGCGCGCAGGCGCAGCGGCCGTTGAGCTCGGGGCGCGGGTACGACGACGTCGGGTTCCGCTTGGTGCGCGAGCGCTGA
- a CDS encoding DUF885 family protein has translation MTASSSRAFARPAASLLAAALALALPAAVFAAPAEAPAPASKVVVETKADKLTRLYEQYWEENLKLNPLLATQQGDPRYNDQLPALGSAQYRQQRRAFFQRWLKTVESVGSQGLSAQDLLSYEIFARNARLELEADRFPDWQQPINQFYNFASSVAQYGSGAGAQPFKTVADYDNWLKRAAKVPSVFDQFIANSREGVKRGVVQPKALMVKVVSQLDALIKDSPEATLFWTPVNKFPASFSDADKQRLTEAYRRAIQTELMPAYARLRDYVRDDYLPKARDSAGLGALPNGGEWYAFNARRSTSTSMTPAQIHQIGLDEVARIHGEMDKVIAGLKFKGDRAAFFKFLQTDPRFVFKDEPALLAHYRGLEAKINQRIPEQFSLTPKAPFEIRPVEAFRAQSAAGGSYMRPSEDGTRPGIFYVNTYDLPTRKTWDAEDLYLHEAIPGHHFQLALQQELTGLPKFRRFGGETAFTEGWGLYAESLGKDLGVYESPYDYFGYLQNELWRAIRLVVDTGLHSKGWTREQVIEYMLANSAESETQSTAEAERYMAIPGQALAYKIGELKIMELRKRAQAALGPRFDVREFHAEMLKDGAVPLEILERKIDRWIAAKQG, from the coding sequence ATGACCGCCTCTTCGTCCCGCGCCTTCGCGCGCCCGGCCGCGAGCCTGCTCGCCGCGGCGCTGGCCCTCGCCCTGCCCGCCGCCGTCTTCGCCGCGCCCGCCGAGGCGCCCGCGCCGGCGTCCAAGGTCGTCGTCGAGACCAAGGCCGACAAGCTCACCCGCCTGTACGAGCAGTACTGGGAAGAGAACCTCAAGCTCAACCCGCTGCTGGCGACCCAGCAAGGCGATCCGCGCTACAACGATCAACTGCCGGCGCTGGGCAGCGCGCAGTACCGCCAGCAACGCCGCGCGTTCTTCCAGCGCTGGCTCAAGACGGTCGAATCGGTCGGCTCGCAGGGCCTGTCCGCGCAGGATCTGTTGAGCTACGAAATCTTCGCCCGCAACGCGCGCCTGGAGCTGGAAGCCGACCGCTTCCCCGATTGGCAGCAGCCGATCAACCAGTTCTACAACTTCGCTTCCAGCGTCGCCCAGTACGGCTCCGGCGCCGGCGCGCAGCCGTTCAAGACCGTCGCCGATTACGACAACTGGCTCAAGCGCGCGGCCAAGGTGCCGTCGGTGTTCGATCAGTTCATCGCCAACAGCCGCGAAGGCGTGAAGCGCGGCGTGGTCCAGCCGAAGGCGCTGATGGTGAAGGTGGTGTCGCAGCTCGACGCGCTGATCAAGGACTCGCCCGAGGCGACCTTGTTCTGGACGCCGGTGAACAAATTCCCGGCGAGCTTCTCCGACGCCGACAAGCAGCGCCTCACCGAGGCTTACCGCCGCGCGATCCAGACCGAGCTGATGCCGGCCTACGCGCGCCTGCGCGACTACGTGCGCGACGACTATCTGCCCAAGGCGCGCGACAGCGCGGGCCTGGGCGCGCTGCCCAACGGCGGCGAGTGGTACGCGTTCAACGCGCGCCGCTCCACCAGCACTTCGATGACGCCGGCGCAGATCCATCAGATCGGCCTGGACGAGGTCGCGCGCATCCACGGCGAGATGGACAAGGTCATCGCCGGGCTCAAGTTCAAGGGCGACCGCGCGGCGTTCTTCAAATTCCTGCAGACCGATCCGCGTTTCGTGTTCAAGGACGAACCGGCGCTGCTGGCGCACTACCGCGGCCTGGAAGCCAAGATCAACCAGCGCATCCCCGAGCAGTTCTCGCTGACGCCCAAGGCGCCGTTCGAGATCCGTCCGGTCGAAGCCTTCCGCGCGCAATCGGCGGCCGGCGGCTCCTACATGCGTCCGAGCGAGGACGGCACGCGGCCGGGCATCTTCTACGTCAACACGTACGACCTGCCCACGCGCAAGACCTGGGACGCGGAAGACTTGTACCTGCACGAGGCGATTCCGGGCCATCACTTCCAGCTCGCCTTGCAGCAGGAACTGACCGGCCTGCCCAAGTTCCGCCGCTTCGGCGGCGAGACCGCCTTCACCGAAGGCTGGGGCTTGTACGCCGAATCGCTGGGTAAGGATCTGGGCGTGTACGAAAGCCCGTACGACTACTTCGGCTATCTGCAGAACGAGCTGTGGCGCGCGATCCGGCTGGTGGTGGACACCGGCCTGCACAGCAAGGGCTGGACCCGCGAGCAGGTGATCGAGTACATGCTCGCCAACTCGGCCGAGAGCGAAACCCAGTCCACTGCCGAGGCCGAGCGCTACATGGCGATTCCGGGGCAGGCGCTGGCGTACAAGATCGGCGAACTCAAGATCATGGAGCTGCGCAAGCGCGCGCAGGCCGCACTGGGCCCGCGCTTCGACGTGCGCGAGTTCCATGCCGAGATGCTCAAGGACGGCGCGGTGCCGCTGGAGATTCTGGAGCGCAAGATCGATCGCTGGATCGCGGCGAAGCAGGGCTGA
- a CDS encoding FecR domain-containing protein, whose protein sequence is MFSIAAPAAALAPSAVPPAARPRPRGSRWFALLIALLALAAVCAPASAQDWSYRVRPGDTLWDLGAKHLKSGIDWRRLQQHNGISDPYHLPPGTRMRFPIGWLRIEPAKAQVIAVRGAVNWLASDKAPAQLVSAGLRLGIGSRLETGPGASATLEFADGSRMTVQDNSAVQFDELSSYGSTGMVDTRMRLQRGRATNRVIPAKGPASRYIIETPSATSSVRGTRFRISAGFEGALDATEVLEGKVQVGAQRGQVLVTPGYGTVAGRDGAPAAPIQLLPAPRLDPAATRLDELPARAAWSAVPGASGYRIEVVRDDAPEELLFEQATSEPRVRIDDLPPGRQRLLVRAVAGNGLGGHDLVQAFDVPAGPAPPLTLAPLDGQTLHLPQPRFQWAKVEGAATSRVQIARDADFAAPLIDEQVRGLRYRPNRDLEPGAYFWRVASRDGDGRPGRFGNALPFQISDAPVDPGLEPPQAAQGKLTLRWQRGEPGQRYRVQISRKADFAKPLLEREVDEPQIEIDRPGGGTWHVRVQTIEDDGYAAPYGPAQEIRLPCRLCYAAGGAGAVLLLLAL, encoded by the coding sequence ATGTTCTCCATCGCAGCACCCGCCGCAGCGCTTGCGCCTTCCGCCGTCCCGCCGGCGGCCCGTCCGCGTCCGCGCGGGTCCCGCTGGTTCGCCCTGCTGATCGCGCTGCTCGCGCTCGCGGCCGTCTGCGCCCCGGCGTCGGCGCAGGACTGGAGCTACCGCGTCCGCCCCGGCGACACCTTGTGGGATCTGGGCGCCAAACACCTCAAGAGCGGCATCGACTGGCGCCGCCTGCAGCAGCACAACGGCATCTCCGACCCCTACCACCTGCCGCCGGGCACGCGCATGCGCTTCCCGATCGGCTGGCTGCGGATCGAACCGGCCAAGGCGCAAGTGATCGCGGTGCGCGGCGCGGTCAACTGGCTGGCCTCGGACAAGGCGCCGGCGCAGTTGGTCAGCGCCGGCCTGCGCCTGGGCATCGGCAGCCGCCTGGAGACCGGACCCGGCGCCAGCGCCACGCTCGAATTCGCCGACGGCTCGCGCATGACCGTGCAGGACAACAGCGCGGTGCAGTTCGACGAACTCAGCAGCTACGGTTCCACCGGCATGGTCGACACGCGCATGCGCCTGCAGCGCGGGCGCGCGACCAACCGGGTGATTCCGGCCAAGGGGCCGGCCTCGCGCTACATCATCGAAACCCCGTCGGCGACCTCGAGCGTGCGCGGCACGCGCTTCCGCATCAGCGCCGGCTTTGAGGGCGCGCTGGACGCGACCGAAGTGCTGGAAGGCAAGGTCCAGGTCGGCGCGCAACGCGGGCAAGTGCTGGTGACGCCGGGCTACGGCACCGTCGCCGGCCGCGACGGCGCGCCGGCCGCGCCGATCCAACTGCTGCCCGCGCCGCGACTCGACCCCGCCGCCACCCGCCTGGACGAGCTGCCCGCGCGCGCCGCCTGGAGCGCGGTGCCCGGCGCCAGCGGCTACCGCATCGAAGTGGTGCGCGACGACGCGCCGGAAGAATTGCTGTTCGAGCAAGCCACCAGCGAACCCCGCGTGCGCATCGACGACCTGCCGCCCGGCCGCCAGCGCCTGCTGGTGCGCGCGGTCGCCGGCAACGGCCTGGGCGGGCACGATCTGGTCCAGGCCTTCGACGTCCCCGCCGGCCCGGCGCCGCCGCTGACCCTGGCCCCGCTCGACGGCCAGACCCTGCATCTGCCGCAGCCGCGCTTCCAGTGGGCCAAGGTCGAAGGCGCCGCCACCAGCCGCGTGCAGATCGCCCGCGACGCCGACTTCGCCGCGCCGCTGATCGACGAACAGGTGCGCGGCCTGCGCTATCGCCCGAACCGCGACCTGGAACCCGGCGCCTACTTCTGGCGCGTCGCTTCGCGCGACGGCGACGGCCGGCCCGGCCGCTTCGGCAACGCCTTGCCGTTCCAGATCAGCGATGCCCCGGTCGATCCCGGCCTGGAGCCGCCGCAAGCCGCGCAAGGCAAGCTGACCCTGCGCTGGCAGCGCGGCGAACCCGGCCAGCGCTACCGCGTGCAGATTTCGCGCAAGGCCGACTTCGCCAAGCCGCTGCTGGAGCGAGAGGTGGATGAGCCGCAGATCGAAATCGACCGTCCCGGCGGCGGCACGTGGCACGTGCGCGTGCAGACCATCGAAGACGACGGTTATGCCGCGCCCTACGGCCCCGCCCAGGAAATCCGCCTGCCCTGCCGCCTGTGCTACGCCGCCGGCGGCGCCGGCGCCGTGTTGCTGCTGCTGGCGCTGTAG
- a CDS encoding PQQ-dependent sugar dehydrogenase — translation MTPRSAFSLALAAALALPFAASAAALTPHPVKLDDGRSFTLDLPADLDIVPVAQGLKRVRFFARSPDGRLFVTDMHDLSDNKLGRVYALDGWDEKTERYTKLSVYLDKQRNPNSVAFHTDAGGQQWLYVANTDKLLRYRYRNGDTQPSSQPETLATFPDYGLSYKYGGWHLTRSLAFGGGKLYVSVGSSCNACIEKEEVRAAILQMNPDGSGQRTYARGLRNAVGLLYRDGKLYATNQGSDHLGDDKPDETLFVVRDGADYGWPYCHFSNGKPFTDPKFPRKEGCAIVPKPFAWFPSHASALGLTWFPASDNGQLRDEFAVALHGSSKLKLGHGYRIVRVGGDGRQRGELVGGFVQGGKAVGRPCDVLAVGRDSFLFTDDKSGVIYKVRPKR, via the coding sequence ATGACCCCACGCTCCGCGTTTTCCCTCGCCCTCGCCGCCGCGCTGGCCCTGCCGTTCGCCGCGAGCGCCGCCGCGCTGACGCCGCATCCGGTCAAGCTCGACGACGGCCGCAGCTTCACGCTCGACCTGCCGGCCGATCTCGACATCGTTCCGGTCGCGCAAGGCCTCAAGCGCGTGCGCTTCTTCGCCCGCAGCCCCGACGGCCGCTTGTTCGTCACCGACATGCACGACTTGAGCGACAACAAGCTCGGCCGCGTGTACGCGCTCGACGGCTGGGACGAAAAGACCGAGCGCTACACCAAGCTGTCGGTGTACCTGGACAAGCAGCGCAACCCCAACAGCGTCGCCTTCCACACCGACGCCGGCGGCCAGCAATGGCTGTACGTGGCCAACACCGACAAGCTGCTGCGCTATCGCTACCGCAACGGCGACACCCAGCCGTCGTCGCAACCCGAGACGCTGGCGACCTTCCCCGATTACGGCCTGAGCTACAAATACGGCGGCTGGCATCTGACCCGCAGCCTCGCCTTCGGCGGCGGCAAGCTCTACGTTTCGGTCGGCAGCAGCTGCAACGCCTGCATCGAAAAGGAAGAAGTGCGCGCGGCGATCCTGCAGATGAACCCCGACGGCAGCGGCCAGCGCACCTACGCGCGCGGCCTGCGCAACGCGGTCGGGCTGCTGTACCGCGACGGCAAGCTCTACGCCACCAACCAAGGCTCGGACCATCTCGGCGACGACAAGCCCGACGAAACCCTGTTCGTGGTCCGCGACGGCGCCGACTACGGCTGGCCGTATTGCCACTTCAGCAACGGCAAGCCGTTCACCGATCCGAAATTCCCGCGCAAGGAAGGCTGCGCGATCGTGCCCAAGCCGTTCGCGTGGTTCCCGTCGCACGCCTCCGCGCTCGGCCTGACCTGGTTCCCGGCCAGCGACAACGGCCAACTGCGCGACGAGTTCGCCGTGGCCCTGCACGGTTCCAGCAAGCTCAAGCTCGGCCACGGCTACCGCATCGTCCGCGTCGGCGGCGACGGCCGCCAGCGCGGCGAGCTGGTCGGCGGTTTCGTGCAAGGCGGCAAGGCCGTGGGCCGGCCCTGCGACGTGCTCGCCGTGGGCCGCGACAGCTTCCTGTTCACCGACGACAAGTCGGGCGTGATCTACAAAGTGAGGCCGAAGCGGTGA
- a CDS encoding DUF502 domain-containing protein codes for MRPPNLQRLFLTGLLTLLPIWLTWVVVKFVFVLLSDISRPLIGPMLQNLALAQPHALGWLNDAWVQTALALVATVAVILLSGVLARRVVGQTLLRWFESLIRRIPLASTIYGSARQLLDILQTKPDGTQRVVLVDFPHTEMKSIGFVTKVMREEGSGRELAAVYVPTTPNPTSGYLEIVPVEKITPTDWSVDQAMSFIISGGAVSPATIPFSVPAAKPAAAPDKDAHA; via the coding sequence ATGCGCCCGCCCAATCTGCAACGCCTGTTCCTCACCGGCCTGCTGACCCTGCTGCCGATCTGGCTGACCTGGGTCGTGGTCAAGTTCGTGTTCGTGCTGCTGTCCGACATCAGCCGGCCACTGATCGGGCCGATGCTGCAGAACCTCGCCCTCGCCCAGCCGCACGCCCTGGGCTGGCTCAACGACGCCTGGGTCCAGACCGCGCTGGCGCTGGTCGCCACCGTCGCGGTGATCCTGCTGTCCGGCGTCCTCGCCCGCCGCGTGGTCGGCCAGACCTTGCTGCGCTGGTTCGAATCGTTGATCCGCCGCATCCCGCTCGCCAGCACCATCTACGGCAGCGCGCGGCAGTTGCTCGACATCCTGCAGACCAAGCCCGACGGCACCCAGCGCGTGGTGTTGGTCGACTTCCCGCACACCGAGATGAAATCGATCGGTTTCGTCACCAAGGTGATGCGCGAAGAAGGCAGCGGCCGCGAGCTGGCCGCGGTGTACGTGCCGACCACGCCCAATCCGACGTCGGGCTATCTGGAAATCGTGCCGGTGGAGAAGATCACCCCGACCGACTGGAGCGTGGATCAGGCGATGAGCTTCATCATTTCCGGCGGCGCGGTGTCGCCGGCGACGATTCCGTTCTCCGTGCCCGCGGCGAAGCCCGCGGCCGCCCCCGACAAGGACGCCCACGCATGA